AACAAAaattttacatgatttacaaactAGCAGTCCACCTTTTATCCCTATCGTTAACTTTCCTACCTATACTCTGTACAACTCTAGTTTTTATCAGAAAAAATTATTGTTTTGATAGTCTTTCCTATGCTTGGAACTGATAGATGCCAAAAACCTTGATTCCTTACCTGCCAAATCAAGTAAACTGAAGATGCTAGTGCTGCAGTGATGACTTTTCGCCTCCACCTTGAGCCTTTGAAACCTCGATCGTCTGACCCAAATGATCATTTTGTCAATGCTCATAGGGTAATGCATGGCACACTCCCAACCAATTCATAACTCCTCTAATGCAACATTTTAAGGTTTATGAGTAAAGAAAAGACCTAAAAATGGGAATTAatcgagcgatttccttcaatattgtttaaagaacgtcaaattcccaaaatgcgccactttttaacttaattccaaccataccgtccacgtcagcattaaaaccggtctttttttttttaacgaagcgacactaaaccgctatctcaggtagcggttgacttaagtaaaccgctatctgagatagcggtttataatcaCGTACTATTTttaaatggtaaaaaaaaaaaaaattgcattaGCTAGGGGTTGAACCCACGACAATCTACTTAGGAAACAAATGTTCTATCCACTAAGCTACAGACACTAATGTTGATAAGTTAAATTTGGAaatgtttataattaatattaataaatggttaaaaagaaataaacacaTCAGGTAGGATTCGAACTCGCAACCTCCTGCGTAGAAACAACACACTCTATCCACTGAGCTACAGAAACAATTGATATCACAAGAGGTTACTTCTAAattatatttctatttaaactgtaattcatgttaaaaataatttccaattaagtaaaccgccatctgagatagcggttttgttttaatgCAAACCgttatctgagatagcggtttataacattgaaccgccatctgagatggcggtttgctttaaaacgaaaccgctatctcatatggcggttcaatgctgaaccggaaaaaaaaaaattacttctctttctcccttgcttacgtggacggtatgatgagaaataacttaaaaagtaacgtatttagggaattattggatctttatgcagtattgaaggaaatcgctcggAATTAATCTTCCTTAAGACTGTTTTAGGCAGGAGAAAAATCTGCCCCAAATACACGTGTAATGAAGCTCATCAAGATTCAAGACCGAGTTAACAAGCTGACTAAGTAGATTAGCCTTGGCCGGAGTCAATAAGCTGACTTAAGTCCCTAGCAGAAACAGAATCAGCAACAATAGAGTTCATTAATATTGGCACAATTGTCAGAGGTAAACATATTCCCTTTGTTTTTATTCAGGGAGTGAATTATTTCAGTAGCAACAATAAGGTTTGTATCAGCCTGGTAAACAGAAAAATCAGGTTGCAGAAAAACATTTCAATGACACAATAACAGCAAAAAGAGACAGAGGAAAGACATCTGAAAACCAATTCAATTAATCATGTTAAAGTTTCTCTGAACTATATATTCGAGGTTAGGATTTTTCATGAAGCTAGATCATCTATACCAGCAAAGATCCTGTGACAAAACAGCTCCATTGATGGAACGAGATCGAGCCAGACAATTTCATAGCAACTATGTAGAACCAAACTACGACAAGTATTGATATGCCTATTACACGTACTAATAACTGCATATTAAGAACATTCATTACGATTAACGACACACGTACCCTCATAACCTCATTGACATGCCTGTTGCACTAAATAACTGCAAAACTTTTGTTCCTGGCCAGGTAAAACTTATAGAAGTGGGTGGAATGTGATGGATTGTTTCATCAACTAgaaactgacaacaaaaagaaatgtaCAGATCTTAATATATAGGCTTAGTCATGCAGTTAGCTAGCTACTATAACACAAAATAACTGTACAGGAGAAATCACCAACATATATAATGGACACAAAATAACTGTATAGAGATCAAGTATAAGCAAATTAACTTCCAActttttattgaatttgaatGTACATAATGTAATGTACAAACACATAATCAAGTCTCTATTTATAAGAATATAGATTTCTTAGGAAGCTTAAAGCTTAAAACCTAATGCCTGAAACAAGAAAAACCCTTCCAAGTGGAAGGTAAAAACCTGTAGGCCAAATCTACTTAATTATTGAATACAAATCCAAAAGGCTCATCAAAATCGAGGTTGATCAACTTGGACAGAAACGCGTTTCCTTGGACACCATCATCAGCAACAGTAGTAGTAGCAGAATTAGTACTAATGATACTACTGCTTGTTTCTTGACATTGAAGCTGCCTTTTGTTGGAGACTTGTTTAAGGATCTTCTTGGTGATTTTACAAAGAACCCAATTACTATCATGTGTTGAAATCTCAATCATGCTCCACTCAACATGATCATCAACAATAGCCTCATCTTTTATAAACTTAAGAGATGTTCGTGATCCGACCTTAACATATTCACCTTGGTTATTCTTTACCATAATTGGTTTAGGGACCGCGTTTTTCCAATAACCATAACCACCCACCCTTCGAATAACGTTCTTGGTGATGACCCCTTTCTTCTTTGAGACAGGCTGTAACTCAGTAAAGAAATACCTGACAGTATCTTCTTCTTCGAAATCTGATTGTCCAAAAGAATCGAAAACTTGAGATGGATGATCACCGTATATGTTAGCATCAGGCATTCGAGGGCATACTGGAAGTGGTTTATCATTTATCTTTCTTAAAAGAAAGTTAAGTAATTCGTAGTCACTTGGATCGAAACAAAACCCTGGCAATGGAAGTAGATTCGACATTGCTAGAAAGGTAGCAAGATCGATTGATTGATGGATCGGAGTTTAAGAAAgatgaaagtatgaactcaagTCTATGGAAATATGATGGAAGTATAAACTGAAGTCTATGGAAGTATGATCCAAGTAATGCAAGAAAACAAGATAAAAGAAAGTAGGGAATAAGGTGTCCTAATGATTGTGGGATTAATTAAAACAATCTTAGATTAAACAAACTCTAGTAATTAAGGAAATTTTATCACTCGTTAATTTGTTGGAGATAAGATACCAAAATAAATACAGAAATTACCAGGAAATACAGAGAAATCTGATAAACAAGCAGACTTATTATTAGCCTAAAACTCTATTTAATATTTATGATAAACAAGCAGACTTATTATTAGACTAAAACTCCAAGGCCAACAATAATTCGACTACTATTagactaatattattgtggaccggATCCACGCAAGAATATTCCCCAAGGATAACAATTTGTTGATCCTTAATTGAGTGAAACTCTGAAAAAGCACTACTCATAACTCAAGTTAGAACTTTATATAATATGCAATAACTTCAGATTATCTATTAGCCAAAGAAGAAGCACACTCCTTCATTCATTCAATTCACTACATACATCAGCTCTTTCAATCTACTGTCACAAAATGTTCTTCATCACACTCCTTCATACAAAGAGTtttgtaacagtacatactgtCATTACAAAAAACACAATGACAGAACAATATAATAGTTACAAGTTGAGTTTCTTCACCAGATCAACTTTGCAAAATATCTACTCCTTTAATTGACTGACATATACTCGTCTGCTCTTTCAATCTATTAGCGAAATAAGAAGAAGCAATTAAGCACAAACAAGTTGTAACTATTATAGGTTCTGATCTAAGATGATGATTTGCTTGCGGACTGTTTTCATGACCAATCTTCAAACTACCACTTGTCATAGGCTCTTCTTGCTAGAGTCTTCAATATGTAGTCACCCGACCGTCGATTCAAAATTGGATAACTATCCTCACAAATGACCAATTCTTCCAAAACAAATGCACGTCTCAATAGAAACTTGATCACTCGTAATTCCCGTTTTGTCCCTTTGAATTGTTTTATCACTATTCTTTTTAGATGAGTCTCGCAACATGAAGGAATTTCATCACTTGTGCTGAAAAATATTCGTTCCTTTCTAAGGTTATCTTCTCCATGGACATCAAACCCAATGAATCCCTGCAATGAACACAAAAATGAAGAAATAAAACATAAGTCTACAGACGGATCGGATTGATCATCAATAATCCATTCTGCAAAAGTAGAATAATACCGAAAGAAAATACACTGACCTCTTCAAAAACAAGTGTTTCTAGGACAGGTGAAGAGTTAAGAAATGCCAACAACACTTTATCCCAATAGCCAGCACTACCCAAAGTTAGGTGAGTCAGATTTGGAAGCACGGGCAAGTGTTCCAAAATTGGATTATGGTCTACATCCTGCCAACCAAAAGTTAgccaacattttaattattacAAAGGATAGAAAAGGGTAATTCAGCTTGAATTAGAATAAGAGATTGAGACAAACCGCCAAGAAGTCGCCAAGCAATTTTAAATGCTGAACCCTAGAAAGAGACCTCATTAGGCTAACCATTTGCCGAAGAttggccaaatatgacctattaTAAGCTTGTAAGATTAATTCAAACATTATGTATGCCTTAACAAGACGATGCATGATAGGGATAGAGTACTTATATGAATAATTATCCCAGTACTCAAGGCACTCCAAATTAGGAGTATGGATACACACCAACTCACTGTTGTCAGGACAATTTCTTTGAATTAATAAACGTAATCTCCGAAGGGAAGATGAAGAGATAGTGGCGCAATAGCCGTCATCCACAAAGGCTTGAAAGGTGAGGTCTTCAAGTAAGGGGCAGCTTGAAACTATTCTGGGCAGAAATTTATCATCAGAAATGTGAGAGGCAGACAAGTGGAGTAACTTCAAGTTTGGAAGATGATAGGATGGCATGGTGATAACTTGATTAAGATCAAGGTTGACCTCTAACTTCAACACTTCCAAAGTTTCACACTTGAAAATTGATGGGGACAACTGACCATCACCAGGTTTCCTCACCAGAATGCATAGATCAAGCTCCCTTAAACCCTGAAGTGTCAGTGGAAAAGAGACCCACGCATCAAGATGCTTTAATTCAATGTCGGGAAGACAACCTTCCTGGCAAGGTCTATTAAAGAAGCTAAACCTGGTGTCAAAGTCCACACTACCAACTCCAAGTCTAAACCTGCTGATAATCGGAGACTGGTATGCTTGCAAGACATTACAGACAAAGGTCACAAAAGAGGGGTAAAGTTCGACTGCATAAGGATGTTCCATACAAAGAGATATAGGTGAAACATCAAAGTCGAGGCTCGTAAGCAAAGGAAAAACACGCCATAATCCCTTGGACAATACACAAATAGCAGCAGCATTCTTGGTAGGAAGCAAAGAAAGTATCTGAATCAAAGTATCATCCGGTAAACTCGACAACCTATCTTCAACTACACTAATAATTCCACTGCCAGATTTACACATTTTCGACCTTGAATCCATACTCGTGAATCCTGAAGAAATGAAAGGTTTATGGTCCAATTAATATCAAGAACACTTCATTCCCAGATtgtaatcaaatcaaatcaaattattGGAAAATTAATGAACAACACCAAGTAGCATAGGAATTAATTGTAAAATAGACACAACTCTATAATTAAAACTCACAAATCTTGAATTAATCCCCAATACTAAACAGCAGAACAGTGAACCGAAAAATACGAAATGCAATAGCAGAGTCGAATCCCTAATTCAACTAGTAGTATTTCCGAAACCTAATTTTGAGTTCAAGATTCAACTAGTATCACATACTAACCCTAGAATCTGTAAAACTGGAagaaatgaatgaatttaaaacttaaaaaatGCTAAATTAGTACTGAGAATTAATTAGAGAAGCATGGAatttgaaaataaaactaaaattaaagaAATGAAAGGTTTTTGGTCTAATTAACATCAAGTACACTTCATTCCCATATtataatcaaatcaaatcaaattcttgGAAAACGAACAACACCAAGTAGCAGCATAGGAATTAATTGTAAAATATACACAACTATATAAAACTTTAAAATCTTGAACACTGGTTCAATGTATAATCCCCAATACTAAATAGCAGAACAGGCAATTGAAATTTACGAAATGCAATAGCAGAGTCGATTCCTAATTCAACTAGTATTTCCAAAACCTAATTTTGAGGTCAAGATTCAACTAGTATCACATAAGAACCCTAGAATCTGAAAAACTAGAAGAAACGAATGAATTTAGAACTTAAAAAATGCTAAATTAGTACTGAGAATCAATTAAAGAAATATGGAATTTGAAAgtaaaactaaaattaaagaAATGCTGAAAATTGAGACGGATTAAGGAGAGAAAAATACCGAAAGAGCGGGTTGAATCTCTCTCTTCTTCAAGTTCTGCGAGCTTTCGAGTTGCCTGAGTAGTGAGTACCTTAGTTTTCTTCGACAAGTAAGTACGGAGCTACCGACGTTAATGTGTATCGATGGTAGGGCATAAGTGGATTAAAAAAAAGTCTAAAATCCAATTCCcattttccttcttattttttTCGTTGTTTGTCCTTCCTCTTTTGTTGCTGGATTAACTTAGTCTatatgaaaaaaacttattttgtctcaAATAAATTGATTGTGTGTGAATATgtctaaaaaatttatttttgctgaacttatattatctggaGTTATCTGAActgatctgaacttaactgaactttttttttacgagaacttaactgaacttatttgtctgaaataagtcaaaataagtcgtaCAGAATAGAGCCTTAGTGCGCGTTCTAttcaacttatctgaacttatcatatgtatggtgaaagaaagtttttatttgattcgattgtatTGGTTAGACGCAAATCTTTGTGTAGATGTTGTATGACTGTTTtgtcaatgaattaatttgattatcaaaaaaaatattatctgaacttatatgaacttattataataataacaacaacaacaacaacaacaataataaaataataataataataaataatacggagtatataataaataataataatgaataattataataaatgaataataatgataataataataataataataatattaataataataataattaatataaatgataataaaaataaataaataaatacagaaTGTCCCTCAGTCTTACAGTATATGAgatttggaaggaaagaaaCCAACGAAGATTCTAGATATATTTTCAGACTTGTCATCAGATTCTGCATACGATTCAGATCAACGATcatatcagaattttgcagAAGGAAAAGCTACAGACTTTCTATACTCGTTAATCTTTATGTAGTGTTAGTGGTGCTGGTGTGTTGTTTACTGTGTGCAATTTGGTTGCTCTTCTGGTGTGTGCATGTGCTAGCTACTAGTGTGTGCAGGGTATTGCTTGCTTTTGGGGGAGGCTTGTTGGCTTGCTGATGCATGTCGTATGTTCAGGCTGGTCTGTTGTTTCAGTTGCTTGTTTTCTGCTGGTTTCAAGCTAGCTAGGTGCATCTTCTTTGCACAGGCTAGGTGTTGCTGCTTGTGTTGAGCTTCTTTGCACAGgttgggtgtttctttgttgcTTCTGCTTCTATTCTGTTGCAGTTGTTGTTATGTGTTTCTTTTAATGCCTTTGTTTTGTAGTATTTtctggtgtttttttttttttttttttgagggaaaattaGGCCGGAATCTTATTGCAAATCAAGCTTCGCCAAAATAGTGATACTTTGGGGAAAATAGTCCATACAAACTAGCTCATTACTATCCTTAGTATCCCCCGTGCCACAAGGTGGGCTACCGTATTACCGACCCTTTTAACATGAGAAATAACAAAAACTGAGAAACATTTTGCAAGTTTCCTGATATCATCAAACAAGGTAAACAAAGGAGAGACAcctttgtaacacccccgatttactaactttaaataaataagaatataaaagactttataaaaaaacatgcggaagcttacacctaaatcggaggtatcaccgccacacttgaccacattgccaagtgctaaggcttacaagaCTTAAACTATTACAACTGAATTACTAGGTGGTCTATTTACAACTGAAAAGTATAAAACTGTCATAAAAGACTAAACGGTAACACTTGATTTCCTTTAACTTCTAAAGACAATCCTTCACGATCAATCTGCTCCAGTCATCTTtactgctcaccatagaggacaaattccaaaaggatcgtcgagaaaaagacatggccgcaaacacacatagcaaataaacacacacgtcagcaaaagctgagtaatcaacGCTGATTGGATAAACagacatataataataataataataataataataataataataataataataataataataataataataataataataataataataataataatttaacaaacacataaatacaaattaataaacaattcTTATAAAACTAGTACCTATAACAATAAGTAACGAGGGTTTATTGTTAATTTCTTATAAGTTCACCATTAGAGGAATGTGGATCgagtccaccacccaatagtatatattgaactattggatgtaaccaccagagAGATGTGGATCGCGTCCACCACCCATTAGTATATATTAAACTATCCATTAGTATATATtaaactattggatgtaaccaccagaaaaatgtgaatctagtccaccacccaatagtattggactattggatgtaaccaccaaatagtattggactattggatgtaaccaccaaatAGATCTTAGTCCTTAAGTGTGACACCCCCCAGtgagtgtttttaactcaaaggagtagatTAAGCCTAGGGTCGTGCTCATGGCTCCGACCAAATAATAAAGCACAATGTGCTATTCAACCGGTTCATATAATATCTTAGGGAAAAAGGTATTAGAAGATGATCAATTATCAtcccaaaataaattaaatcaatTCCCAATAGTACAATATGCATATGCTCCAAGCTTCCAAGCTTACAACAATAATATTGTTAACCTCAACCTTTTACCCTATGTCAATTTCTCGATCAACCCCACAAAGATAGTACATTAGTACGCTAATCCTTATTAGCCAAATCATATATTTCCCTTACAGTAGTAAAACCTCAAACAAATTAGAGTAAATGCTCATTGAGAATATAACCGTAAACAACTAATCAATAATCTAAGACAAGCAAGAGCATCATATAAGAAATTAAAACTAACATTCCAATGTAAATATAATCGTGCATATTAGCCAATTAAACACATTAGCAATTTAGACAATTTATAGCAAAGCAAAATATATAAACCAATAGCATACACAACATACTCAAATGACTCTAAATCGTGATTGcacataataataaattaatactatGTATCTTCCAATGTCACATAAACAAAACACATatataataaaatttcaaaagatAGGATAaacgattataaatttataactaattactATACGGAAAACTCTCAAAGGGGTAAGCTTGATTATTAACTACTAAATAATAAAGCCAAGAAACTCTATTACGATCTAAAACTCTAGAATATATAGGTTGACCCAATCCACAAATAAACTAGACCCTTAGATATCTACACATATACAAAATAACAGTGACTAATATAATAAGAAATCTAAATCAACAATATTATCAATGAGTTGAGCATTTATCTAATACACGTTATCACATTATTCACTTATAATtagaaataaaatttataatatataTAACAAACAACTCTAAAGGCCTATACAtgattatatataataatcaatacttaattacgaataatttaAAGAGACTAAGTGTGCGTGATTACCTTCTCGGAACTTAATCCACGACAAAAAACGAAAGTATTATGCATCACAAAACCAACAGACTATACTCTCGATCGATCATGATCCATTGATCATAAAAGAATTAAgtttgttttttccttttgaaatcTAGTGCACGCACAAGAGAGGGGATCGAGTACGGAAAATAATCCGAGGGACTAATCTCATAGAATACCAAACGGCCGTTCCCCTATTTTtttgctttaaaaaaaatactaggGTTGAAGGATATTTATACTATCTCATAAAAATAGTCCTACTGAATttaaaatagtgtttttaaattttccaaaaatattaaaagagactAACTACAAACAGAAAATCATTTAATATGAATTATAACTTTATTTTGGCTATATAATATATTTTACGAAATCGTAAAATATTAGGGTATTACAACCTTCCTGCTCGTTATCCACTGCTTGCACCACACTTAGTGTGTCACTTTCTAGCCACACCATGTTATAGCCAAGTCGCCTCGCCAGTTGGTGACCGTATCTCACTGCTGCAGTTTCAGCCATTTCCACCCTCCATGCTGCACAATCCGTGGACTAtagaccatggtgcacatagagcatggtgcaccatgtgtaccaaaagaacacatgtgcataaacaaaagaacatgcaatataatattttacttttttgttataaaaaatcacaatttattaaaaatataaaaaaaatatatgtccatatatgttctttttacgtaaccagatgttcttttaattatatactaatgttcttaaggtgcaccgtGTTCCCATTTCTTGGGGATGGGGTGAACACTCTCTTTGCATATAACCTGTACTCGGACACAAGCCTGAGAAAGCCAGCAGTAACCAAACCTGGGTTTCCACATTCATTATCATGCACGTACTTGTTGCGCAAGAACCATTTTCTTTGCTCGCCCATGCAAGAGTCATTATATATATTACATACCTCATCCTTGCTAACTTTGCTCGCCCACCATCGTAATCTGTCCTCAAATTTGCCTCGAGGAGCATCAGCC
This genomic stretch from Spinacia oleracea cultivar Varoflay chromosome 3, BTI_SOV_V1, whole genome shotgun sequence harbors:
- the LOC110783058 gene encoding NAC domain-containing protein 2-like, producing MSNLLPLPGFCFDPSDYELLNFLLRKINDKPLPVCPRMPDANIYGDHPSQVFDSFGQSDFEEEDTVRYFFTELQPVSKKKGVITKNVIRRVGGYGYWKNAVPKPIMVKNNQGEYVKVGSRTSLKFIKDEAIVDDHVEWSMIEISTHDSNWVLCKITKKILKQVSNKRQLQCQETSSSIISTNSATTTVADDGVQGNAFLSKLINLDFDEPFGFVFNN
- the LOC110783059 gene encoding F-box/LRR-repeat protein At4g14103-like, producing MDSRSKMCKSGSGIISVVEDRLSSLPDDTLIQILSLLPTKNAAAICVLSKGLWRVFPLLTSLDFDVSPISLCMEHPYAVELYPSFVTFVCNVLQAYQSPIISRFRLGVGSVDFDTRFSFFNRPCQEGCLPDIELKHLDAWVSFPLTLQGLRELDLCILVRKPGDGQLSPSIFKCETLEVLKLEVNLDLNQVITMPSYHLPNLKLLHLSASHISDDKFLPRIVSSCPLLEDLTFQAFVDDGYCATISSSSLRRLRLLIQRNCPDNSELVCIHTPNLECLEYWDNYSYKYSIPIMHRLVKAYIMFELILQAYNRSYLANLRQMVSLMRSLSRVQHLKLLGDFLADVDHNPILEHLPVLPNLTHLTLGSAGYWDKVLLAFLNSSPVLETLVFEEGFIGFDVHGEDNLRKERIFFSTSDEIPSCCETHLKRIVIKQFKGTKRELRVIKFLLRRAFVLEELVICEDSYPILNRRSGDYILKTLARRAYDKW